Proteins encoded within one genomic window of Hevea brasiliensis isolate MT/VB/25A 57/8 chromosome 8, ASM3005281v1, whole genome shotgun sequence:
- the LOC110645559 gene encoding DEAD-box ATP-dependent RNA helicase 18, with translation MDITDSLYPNRALTETRFSDLKPSLSEPVLEALTLAGFEYCTPVQAATIPLLCSYKDVAVDAATGSGKTLAFVVPLVEILRRASSPPKPHQVMGIILSPTRELSSQIYNVAQPFIATLSNVKSILLVGGVDVKADLKKIEEEGANLLIGTPGRLYDIMERVDFLDFRNLEVLILDEADRLLDMGFQKQINSIISHLPKLRRTGLFSATQTEAVEELSKAGLRNPVRVEVRAETKSLNESASLQLASSKTPSGLQLEYLECEADNKPSQLVDLLIKNKSKKIIIYFMTCACVDYWGVLLPRLSALKGFSLIPLHGKMKQTAREKALASFTSLTNGILLCTDVAARGLDIPGVDCIVQYDPPQDPNVFIHRVGRTARLGRQGSAIVFLLPKEEAYVEFLHIRRVPLQKKEGSDDAPDVVPQIRSAAKKDRDVMEKGLRAFVSFIRAYKEHHCSYIFRWKELEVGKLGMGYGLLQLPSMPEVKHHSLSTIGFTPVEDLKLEDIKYKDKSREKQRKRNLQVKKEAQQQEPKPQKPNKAPNAAPTVMRKKTAKQRRAAQTIEDEDELAREYRLLKKLKKGTIDESEFAKLTGTEELL, from the exons ATGGACATCACCGATTCGCTGTATCCAAATAGAGCGTTAACGGAAACGCGCTTCTCCGATCTAAAACCGTCACTCTCAGAGCCTGTTCTCGAAGCTCTAACTCTAGCAGGTTTCGAATATTGCACGCCGGTCCAAGCAGCCACGATTCCGCTACTATGCAGCTACAAGGATGTTGCAGTCGACGCCGCAACCGGCTCTGGAAAAACCCTTGCTTTCGTAGTCCCCCTTGTCGAGATTCTCCGTCGAGCCTCCTCTCCTCCCAAACCCCACCAG GTGATGGGAATAATTCTCTCTCCTACTAGGGAGTTGTCATCACAAATATATAACGTTGCTCAACCTTTCATTGCAACTTTATCGAATGTTAAGTCGATTCTCCTTGTTGGCGGGGTGGATGTGAAAGCTGATTTGAAGAAAATAGAGGAGGAAGGAGCTAATTTATTGATTGGAACGCCTGGAaggctttatgacatcatggaacGTGTGGATTTCCTGGACTTTCGAAACCTTGAG GTTTTAATCTTGGATGAGGCTGATCGACTCTTGGATATGGGATTCCAAAAGCAGATAAATTCCATTATATCTCACTTACCCAAGCTTCGCAGGACTGGTCTTTTCTCAGCTACTCAAACTGAGGCAGTTGAAGAGTTGTCCAAAGCTGGACTGAGGAATCCTGTGAGGGTTGAAGTTCGAGCAGAAACCAAATCACTGAATGAATCAGCATCTTTGCAATTAGCTTCTTCAAAAACACCTTCAGGCCTTCAACTTGAG TATTTGGAATGCGAAGCAGATAATAAACCGTCTCAGCTTGTTGATCTCCTTATTAAGAACAAGTCAAAAAAGATTATAAT ATACTTTATGACTTGTGCGTGTGTTGATTATTGGGGTGTTCTTCTTCCACGGCTTAGTGCTTTAAAGGGCTTCTCTTTGATTCCTCTTCATGGGAAAATGAAGCAG ACTGCAAGAGAGAAAGCATTGGCTTCATTTACATCTCTCACAAATGGGATTCTTCTATGTACGGATGTTGCAGCACGTGGACTTGATATTCCAGGTGTTGATTGTATAGTGCAG TATGATCCTCCTCAGGATCCAAACGTTTTCATTCACAGAGTTGGCCGAACTGCTCGGTTGGGTAGACAAGGAAGCGCTATCGTTTTCCTTTTGCCAAAG GAGGAAGCTTATGTAGAATTTCTGCATATAAGAAGGGTTCCTCTTCAAAAGAAGGAAGGTTCAGATGACGCTCCTGATGTTGTTCCTCAG ATACGGTCTGCTGCCAAGAAGGACCGAGATGTCATGGAGAAGGGACTGAGAGCATTTGTTTCATTTATCCGTGCATATAAAGAGCATCATTGCTCGTACATTTTCAG ATGGAAAGAACTTGAAGTTGGGAAGTTGGGCATGGGATATGGCTTATTGCAGCTTCCTTCAATGCCTGAGGTAAAGCACCACTCACTTTCAACCATTGGTTTTACTCCAGTTGAAGACCTCAAATTGGAGGACATCAAATACAA GGATAAATCTCGGGAGAAACAAAGGAAGAGGAATTTGCAAGTGAAGAAAGAAGCACAACAGCAAGAACCAAAACCTCAGAAGCCCAACAAGGCCCCCAATGCTGCCCCAACGGTTATGAGGAAAAAAACAGCTAAGCAGAGACGGGCTGCCCAGAcaattgaagatgaagatgaattaGCGAGGGAATATCGATTACTGAAAAAGCTAAAGAAGGGGACCATCGATGAAAGTGAATTTGCAAAGTTAACTGGAACTGAAGAATTACTATAA